One region of Sus scrofa isolate TJ Tabasco breed Duroc chromosome 3, Sscrofa11.1, whole genome shotgun sequence genomic DNA includes:
- the SRL gene encoding sarcalumenin isoform X4 — protein sequence MESGGEGSPGPDQEPEVPDGPADADAEAGDRGKDPGEPSPSPASDVGADVGGAQEDGAPEGPPEEQPDAASSEEEGGEDRSGEEEGGVPSQEESEEDSGDGASSEEADSASEEEEEEEAAAAEEAQGAAGSASGEEEGAPPSPEEPHAGPEGEGTQEEAEDVSEEAPLRDRSHIEKTLMLNEDKPSDDFSVVLQRLRKIYHSSIKPLEQSYKYNELRQHEITDGEITSKPMVLFLGPWSVGKSTMINYLLGLENTRYQLYTGAEPTTSEFTVLMHGPKLKTIEGIVMAADSARSFSPLEKFGQNFLEKLIGIEVPHKLLERVTFVDTPGIIENRKQQERGYPFNDVCQWFIDRADLIFVVFDPTKLDVGLELEMLFRQLKGRESQIRIILNKADNLATQMLMRVYGALFWSLAPLINVTEPPRVYVSSFWPYDYKPDTHRDLFLREEISLLEDLNQVIENRLENKIAFIRQHAIRVRIHALLVDRYLQTYKDKMTFFSDGELVFKDIVEDPDKFYIFKTILAKTNVSKFDLPNREAYKDFFGINPISGFKLLSQQCSYMGGCFLEKIERAITQDLPGLLGSLGLGKNPGALNCDKTGCGEAPKNRYRRP from the exons ATGGAGAGCGGAGGGGAGGGCAGCCCAGGGCCGGATCAGGAGCCAGAAGTGCCAGATGGACCCGCGGACGCGGACGCAGAAGCTGGGGACCGGGGGAAGGACCCAggggagcccagccccagcccggcCTCAGACGTGGGCGCGGATGTGGGGGGCGCCCAGGAGGACGGCGCCCCTGAGGGGCCGCCGGAGGAGCAACCCGACGCCGCCTCCTCTGAAGAAGAGGGGGGCGAAGACCGCAGCGGcgaggaggaaggaggagttccATCCCAAGAAGAATCCGAAGAGGACAGCGGCGACGGGGCTAGTTCGGAAGAAGCGGACAGCGCCtcggaagaggaggaggaggaggaggcggcggcggcggaggaagCCCAGGGAGCAGCGGGAAGCGCGAGCGGCGAGGAGGAAGGGGCCCCGCCGAGCCCCGAAGAGCCGCACGCGGGCCCCGAGGGGGAGGGGACTCAGG AAGAGGCGGAGGATGTGAGTGAGGAAGCTCCGCTGCGGGACCGCTCCCACATCGAGAAAACGCTGATGCTGAATGAGGACAAGCCATCCGATGATTTCTCTG TGGTGCTGCAGCGGCTTCGGAAGATCTACCACTCGTCCATCAAGCCCCTGGAGCAGTCCTACAAATACAACGAGCTTCGGCAGCACGAGATCACAG ATGGTGAAATCACCTCCAAGCCCATGGTGCTCTTCCTGGGGCCGTGGAGCGTTGGCAAGTCCACCATGATAAACTACCTCCTGGGGCTGGAAAACACTCGCTACCAGCTCTATACAG GCGCCGAGCCCACCACCTCCGAGTTCACGGTGCTCATGCACGGGCCCAAGCTGAAGACCATCGAGGGTATTGTCATGGCCGCCGACAGCGCCCGGTCCTTCTCGCCCCTTGAGAAGTTTGGCCAGAATTTCCTGGAGAAGCTGATTGGCATCGAGGTTCCCCACAAACTGCTGGAGCGGGTCACGTTTGTGGACACGCCAGGCATCATTGAGAACCGCAAGCAGCAGGAAAGAG GTTACCCCTTCAACGACGTGTGCCAGTGGTTCATCGACCGAGCGGACCTCATCTTTGTCGTCTTCGACCCCACCAAACTGGACGTGGGTCTGGAGCTGGAGATGCTCTTCCGCCAGCTGAAGGGGCGCGAGTCCCAGATCCGGATCATCCTGAACAAGGCCGACAACCTGGCCACGCAGATGCTCATGCGGGTGTATGGCGCCCTCTTCTGGAGCCTGGCCCCGCTCATCAACGTCACGGAGCCCCCGAGGGTTTACGTCAGCTCCTTCTGGCCCTACGACTACAAGCCCGACACCCACCGGGACCTGTTTCTCCGCGAAGAGATCTCCCTCCTGGAAGACCTGAACCAGGTGATCGAGAACAGGCTGGAGAACAAGATCGCCTTCATCCGCCAGCACGCCATCCGCGTGCGCATCCACGCCCTCCTGGTCGACCGCTACCTGCAGACGTACAAGGACAAAATGACCTTCTTCAGCGACGGGGAGCTGGTCTTCAAGGACATCGTGGAGGACCCCGACAAGTTCTACATCTTCAAGACCATCCTGGCCAAGACCAACGTCAGCAAGTTCGACCTTCCCAACCGCGAGGCCTACAAGGACTTCTTCGGCATCAACCCCATCTCGGGCTTCAAGCTCCTGTCCCAGCAGTGCTCCTACATGGGGGGCTGCTTCCTGGAGAAGATCGAGCGGGCCATCACCCAGGACCTCCCCGGCCTCCTGggaagcctggggctggggaagaACCCGGGCGCGCTCAACTGTGACAAGACAGGCTGTGGCGAAGCCCCAAAGAACCGCTACCGGAGACCCTAG
- the SRL gene encoding sarcalumenin isoform X7, with protein sequence MLNEDKPSDDFSVVLQRLRKIYHSSIKPLEQSYKYNELRQHEITDGEITSKPMVLFLGPWSVGKSTMINYLLGLENTRYQLYTGAEPTTSEFTVLMHGPKLKTIEGIVMAADSARSFSPLEKFGQNFLEKLIGIEVPHKLLERVTFVDTPGIIENRKQQERGYPFNDVCQWFIDRADLIFVVFDPTKLDVGLELEMLFRQLKGRESQIRIILNKADNLATQMLMRVYGALFWSLAPLINVTEPPRVYVSSFWPYDYKPDTHRDLFLREEISLLEDLNQVIENRLENKIAFIRQHAIRVRIHALLVDRYLQTYKDKMTFFSDGELVFKDIVEDPDKFYIFKTILAKTNVSKFDLPNREAYKDFFGINPISGFKLLSQQCSYMGGCFLEKIERAITQDLPGLLGSLGLGKNPGALNCDKTGCGEAPKNRYRRP encoded by the exons ATGCTGAATGAGGACAAGCCATCCGATGATTTCTCTG TGGTGCTGCAGCGGCTTCGGAAGATCTACCACTCGTCCATCAAGCCCCTGGAGCAGTCCTACAAATACAACGAGCTTCGGCAGCACGAGATCACAG ATGGTGAAATCACCTCCAAGCCCATGGTGCTCTTCCTGGGGCCGTGGAGCGTTGGCAAGTCCACCATGATAAACTACCTCCTGGGGCTGGAAAACACTCGCTACCAGCTCTATACAG GCGCCGAGCCCACCACCTCCGAGTTCACGGTGCTCATGCACGGGCCCAAGCTGAAGACCATCGAGGGTATTGTCATGGCCGCCGACAGCGCCCGGTCCTTCTCGCCCCTTGAGAAGTTTGGCCAGAATTTCCTGGAGAAGCTGATTGGCATCGAGGTTCCCCACAAACTGCTGGAGCGGGTCACGTTTGTGGACACGCCAGGCATCATTGAGAACCGCAAGCAGCAGGAAAGAG GTTACCCCTTCAACGACGTGTGCCAGTGGTTCATCGACCGAGCGGACCTCATCTTTGTCGTCTTCGACCCCACCAAACTGGACGTGGGTCTGGAGCTGGAGATGCTCTTCCGCCAGCTGAAGGGGCGCGAGTCCCAGATCCGGATCATCCTGAACAAGGCCGACAACCTGGCCACGCAGATGCTCATGCGGGTGTATGGCGCCCTCTTCTGGAGCCTGGCCCCGCTCATCAACGTCACGGAGCCCCCGAGGGTTTACGTCAGCTCCTTCTGGCCCTACGACTACAAGCCCGACACCCACCGGGACCTGTTTCTCCGCGAAGAGATCTCCCTCCTGGAAGACCTGAACCAGGTGATCGAGAACAGGCTGGAGAACAAGATCGCCTTCATCCGCCAGCACGCCATCCGCGTGCGCATCCACGCCCTCCTGGTCGACCGCTACCTGCAGACGTACAAGGACAAAATGACCTTCTTCAGCGACGGGGAGCTGGTCTTCAAGGACATCGTGGAGGACCCCGACAAGTTCTACATCTTCAAGACCATCCTGGCCAAGACCAACGTCAGCAAGTTCGACCTTCCCAACCGCGAGGCCTACAAGGACTTCTTCGGCATCAACCCCATCTCGGGCTTCAAGCTCCTGTCCCAGCAGTGCTCCTACATGGGGGGCTGCTTCCTGGAGAAGATCGAGCGGGCCATCACCCAGGACCTCCCCGGCCTCCTGggaagcctggggctggggaagaACCCGGGCGCGCTCAACTGTGACAAGACAGGCTGTGGCGAAGCCCCAAAGAACCGCTACCGGAGACCCTAG